In one Mucilaginibacter ginsenosidivorax genomic region, the following are encoded:
- a CDS encoding RNA polymerase sigma factor has translation MKLYSDAQLLLELQSGNDCAFQEIYERYADKLIAFAFKKTQNEDEAMDMVQELFLSVWKNRYTIQVNGPLEAYLIVSVNYMAYKWFKKQSKQPQSLNDFMELPDMAEDSTAQKLSFAELSFLINREIADMPEKMRQVYLCSREQDMNGQQIAAELGISHQTVRNQISSALGRLKKTVHHYYNVIPPDNLSEFLLLIIFLRLL, from the coding sequence GTGAAACTGTACTCGGATGCTCAACTTTTATTGGAACTGCAAAGCGGGAATGACTGTGCATTTCAGGAAATTTATGAGCGTTACGCCGATAAACTGATAGCATTTGCCTTTAAAAAAACGCAGAATGAAGATGAGGCGATGGATATGGTGCAGGAACTCTTCCTATCGGTATGGAAAAACCGCTACACCATACAGGTAAACGGCCCGCTGGAGGCTTACCTAATTGTTTCGGTAAATTACATGGCCTACAAGTGGTTCAAAAAGCAAAGTAAACAACCACAATCATTAAATGATTTTATGGAGTTGCCGGATATGGCCGAGGACAGTACCGCCCAAAAATTGTCATTTGCCGAACTCAGCTTTTTAATAAACCGCGAAATTGCCGATATGCCCGAGAAAATGCGCCAGGTTTACCTGTGCAGCCGCGAACAGGATATGAACGGGCAGCAAATAGCTGCAGAATTAGGTATATCGCACCAAACCGTGCGTAACCAGATTAGCAGTGCCCTGGGCCGGTTAAAAAAAACGGTTCATCATTATTATAACGTCATCCCGCCCGATAACCTGAGCGAATTTTTGCTGCTGATAATTTTTTTAAGGTTGTTATAG
- a CDS encoding FG-GAP repeat domain-containing protein yields the protein MRFSKHYILTSTLFLFTAVVCVVSVNCNSPQPQVVATDGKSLSVAYCKSCHQYPEPRLLDQETWTKHVLPAMAPRLGIKVYADDQYVNDLEAKSAVSYDDWLKIVDYYTRASPKKLIPARVPVAPLKDWSNFSLIKPAHDVPLATTTMVAFDTTGRRIYTSDRMNSSIFRWSNQLKMLSAVKYPSPAVDVQFGKDDKGNPQGVFTFIGSMDAVDIANGFVKQVDLNSINAQKEIQIAGKLPRPIQSVPADIDKNGLQDWVVCGFGHNLGGLYWYKQLQGNQFEKHTISTMPGAEHAVIGDFNHDGWPDVACLFAQADEGVWLFLNDHKGGFTSRNILRFPPMYGSSSFQLVDFNNDGQPDVLYTSGDNSDYSKILKPFHGVYIYLNQGNFKFKQAYFYPVNGATKAVAADFNGDGRLDIALIAFFSDLKKNPGEGFTYFEEDSPLHFIPHNLPIYNQGRWICMDVNDYNGDGSPDIILGNFSMGFINDDSIKPGWNTHTPFVILKNNNKFLSKKR from the coding sequence ATGAGGTTTAGCAAACATTACATTTTAACATCAACCTTATTTTTATTTACAGCAGTTGTTTGCGTGGTCTCTGTTAATTGTAACAGTCCCCAACCACAGGTGGTTGCAACAGATGGGAAAAGCTTATCTGTTGCCTATTGCAAAAGCTGCCATCAGTATCCCGAACCACGGCTGCTTGACCAGGAAACCTGGACGAAACATGTGCTGCCCGCAATGGCCCCCCGTTTGGGCATAAAAGTTTATGCAGATGACCAATACGTGAACGACCTGGAGGCAAAATCGGCAGTATCTTATGATGATTGGTTGAAAATTGTTGATTACTATACCAGGGCATCACCAAAGAAATTGATACCCGCAAGGGTTCCTGTTGCCCCGTTAAAAGATTGGAGCAATTTTAGTTTGATAAAACCTGCCCACGATGTGCCTTTAGCAACAACTACCATGGTGGCATTTGATACCACCGGGCGGCGTATTTATACAAGCGACCGGATGAATAGCAGTATTTTTAGATGGTCCAACCAACTGAAGATGCTATCAGCCGTTAAATACCCTTCGCCTGCGGTTGATGTGCAATTTGGTAAAGATGATAAGGGAAACCCGCAGGGCGTTTTTACTTTTATTGGTTCGATGGATGCAGTTGATATAGCCAACGGTTTTGTAAAACAGGTGGATTTAAATTCCATAAATGCTCAAAAGGAAATACAGATTGCCGGTAAATTGCCAAGGCCAATTCAATCCGTACCGGCAGATATTGATAAAAATGGTTTGCAGGATTGGGTGGTATGTGGCTTTGGCCATAATTTGGGCGGCTTGTACTGGTACAAGCAGTTGCAGGGAAATCAGTTTGAAAAACATACCATCAGTACCATGCCCGGTGCCGAGCATGCCGTTATTGGCGATTTTAACCACGATGGCTGGCCCGATGTGGCTTGCTTATTTGCGCAGGCTGATGAAGGTGTCTGGTTGTTTTTGAATGACCATAAAGGAGGTTTTACAAGCAGGAACATTTTGAGGTTTCCGCCGATGTATGGCTCAAGCAGTTTTCAGCTGGTTGATTTTAATAACGACGGGCAACCGGATGTTTTATACACCAGCGGCGATAACAGCGACTATTCAAAAATATTGAAACCCTTCCACGGCGTTTACATATACCTTAACCAGGGGAATTTTAAATTTAAGCAAGCCTATTTTTACCCCGTGAACGGAGCCACTAAAGCTGTAGCTGCCGATTTTAACGGCGACGGCAGGCTGGACATAGCGCTGATTGCCTTTTTTTCGGACCTGAAGAAGAACCCCGGTGAAGGTTTTACCTATTTTGAGGAGGACAGCCCCCTGCATTTTATACCCCACAACCTGCCTATATATAACCAGGGGCGCTGGATTTGTATGGATGTTAATGATTATAATGGCGATGGAAGTCCGGATATTATTTTAGGCAACTTTTCAATGGGCTTTATTAATGATGACAGTATAAAGCCCGGCTGGAATACCCACACGCCATTTGTGATATTAAAAAACAATAATAAATTTTTAAGTAAGAAGCGCTGA
- the rpiA gene encoding ribose 5-phosphate isomerase A → MNDLKLEAAKAAVKFIKPHQIIGLGTGSTIAHLVTLAAADDELATSVTFTSSSFKTTAMLAKNGLRVMAPALLSRLDIYFDGCDQFDKQLNALKSGGGIHTTEKILASMADEFMLIGDAGKYTDKLDTTYPLVIEVLPAALQIVLKRLAADFPDAQINQRISNQKDGAVISDNGNMLVDVFFAELLPLDELNIKVKMIPGIVEHSLFYAMATKAIIAGENGVRVIEAV, encoded by the coding sequence ATGAACGATTTAAAACTCGAGGCGGCAAAAGCAGCCGTAAAATTTATTAAACCACACCAAATCATAGGTTTAGGGACCGGCAGCACCATTGCCCACCTGGTTACCCTGGCAGCTGCAGATGATGAACTTGCAACATCGGTTACCTTCACATCGTCGTCTTTTAAAACTACAGCCATGCTTGCCAAAAACGGGTTAAGGGTAATGGCGCCGGCACTGTTAAGCCGACTTGATATTTATTTTGATGGATGCGACCAGTTTGATAAACAACTGAACGCCCTGAAAAGCGGCGGCGGCATCCACACTACCGAAAAGATCCTGGCATCAATGGCTGATGAATTTATGCTGATTGGCGATGCGGGAAAATATACAGATAAGCTGGATACTACCTACCCCCTGGTTATTGAAGTTTTACCCGCCGCTCTACAAATCGTATTAAAACGCCTGGCCGCAGATTTTCCGGATGCCCAAATTAATCAACGTATAAGCAACCAAAAGGATGGCGCGGTTATATCAGATAACGGTAACATGCTGGTTGATGTATTTTTTGCGGAGCTTTTACCGCTTGATGAGTTAAACATTAAGGTAAAAATGATACCGGGTATTGTTGAGCATTCTTTGTTTTATGCTATGGCTACCAAAGCTATTATTGCCGGGGAGAATGGGGTTAGGGTGATTGAAGCTGTTTAA
- a CDS encoding FecR family protein produces MKEKEIKKLLDKFNEGKCTDEELAYLQMLMQDLNRRQDAPQPVGHLKQALWEKIQAQTINQPRITRLNTAWLKVAAVVLISLFAGILGYRMFTGPKPAEVIAYQVITTPKGQMKKVLLPDNTLVQLNAGSAIRCPVKFGAAVREVTLLNGEAFFDVKHDATKPFLVHTAGVTTQVLGTSFNVKFYRELPTIQVFVNSGKVEVHDRQHTLGMYTPQQQVTYNKQNQNFSRQTIIGDHALSWMHDDLILDNVEFKEVAVYLQNRYNVNFNYTGKRLSRQHYSVRFSNKLTINQVLDILQFIDGRKYRLNGDVVTIK; encoded by the coding sequence GTGAAAGAAAAGGAAATCAAAAAACTACTTGACAAATTTAACGAAGGCAAATGTACCGACGAAGAATTGGCGTATTTGCAAATGTTGATGCAGGATTTAAACCGCCGGCAGGATGCGCCGCAACCGGTGGGGCATTTAAAGCAGGCCCTTTGGGAAAAAATACAAGCGCAAACCATTAACCAGCCCCGCATAACCAGGTTAAACACCGCCTGGTTAAAAGTAGCCGCTGTTGTTTTAATTTCCCTTTTTGCGGGCATTTTGGGTTACCGCATGTTTACAGGCCCTAAACCTGCAGAGGTAATTGCCTACCAGGTGATCACCACGCCTAAAGGGCAAATGAAAAAAGTACTACTGCCCGATAATACCCTTGTGCAATTAAACGCAGGCAGCGCCATCAGGTGCCCGGTTAAATTCGGCGCTGCTGTAAGGGAGGTAACTTTGCTGAACGGCGAAGCCTTTTTTGATGTAAAGCACGATGCCACAAAACCTTTCCTGGTTCATACAGCTGGCGTTACCACACAGGTGTTGGGTACTTCATTTAATGTTAAATTTTACCGCGAGCTGCCAACCATACAGGTGTTTGTAAACAGTGGTAAGGTTGAAGTGCATGACAGGCAGCATACTTTAGGTATGTACACACCGCAGCAGCAGGTAACCTACAACAAGCAAAACCAAAATTTTTCAAGACAAACCATTATTGGCGACCACGCGCTAAGCTGGATGCATGACGACCTGATTTTAGATAACGTTGAGTTTAAAGAAGTAGCTGTTTATCTGCAAAACAGGTATAACGTAAACTTTAATTACACTGGTAAAAGGCTAAGCAGGCAACATTATTCGGTTAGGTTTTCAAATAAGCTAACCATTAACCAGGTGCTTGATATTTTGCAGTTTATTGATGGCCGTAAATACCGGCTTAACGGGGATGTAGTAACTATTAAATAA